A region from the Gemmatimonadota bacterium genome encodes:
- a CDS encoding DUF1697 domain-containing protein, whose amino-acid sequence MAERKNPDETYLALLRGINVGGKNIIKMADLRSCFEAEGFLDVATYIQSGNVIFRSPSIGLRTLTKKIEETLSAAFDYEASVVMRSRRQMRAVVSDAPAGFGERPETYRYDVIFVKAPLTANAAMENVPTRPGVDEAWVGSGVLYFSRRIDQASRSYLSRLASMPVYQRVTVRNWNTTTRLLELMEKD is encoded by the coding sequence ATGGCTGAACGCAAGAATCCGGACGAGACCTACCTGGCCCTGCTGCGCGGTATCAATGTCGGCGGCAAGAACATCATCAAGATGGCGGATCTTCGGAGCTGTTTCGAGGCCGAAGGCTTCCTCGATGTCGCTACCTATATACAGAGCGGGAACGTGATCTTCCGTTCGCCTTCCATCGGGCTCAGGACCTTGACGAAGAAAATCGAGGAGACACTTTCTGCGGCGTTCGACTACGAAGCGAGCGTCGTGATGCGCTCAAGAAGGCAGATGCGGGCAGTGGTTTCCGATGCACCGGCGGGTTTTGGAGAACGGCCGGAGACATATCGCTATGATGTTATCTTTGTGAAGGCGCCGCTCACGGCAAATGCCGCCATGGAGAACGTCCCGACCAGGCCCGGCGTGGATGAAGCCTGGGTGGGCAGCGGTGTGCTCTACTTCTCCAGGCGTATCGACCAGGCTTCGCGGAGCTATCTAAGCCGTCTCGCGTCAATGCCCGTGTACCAGCGCGTTACCGTCCGCAACTGGAACACGACGACCCGGTTGCTTGAGCTTATGGAAAAGGACTGA